The following proteins are co-located in the Siansivirga zeaxanthinifaciens CC-SAMT-1 genome:
- a CDS encoding glycosyltransferase translates to MAPCMNASGYYRMIAPALEINKTKSHKAIVNQIHKWNFNKKHDEYDTPVDERLIRWADYIVFPAFFTDIQPSIEGIVSINDRIQFVMDIDCHYFNFPDYHPGIKKYPKEQLEKLLENLSKMDVITAPTNGILETIEDKLEETYPDADPMFAFVPNLLSNQAYAEVPQINKNNGKTVRLGIITNPSQSEDVKSILPVLQKVLKDQNAELFIFGWNGKLKDENSLGDLPFKFVKPVSFLEYPTKLNKLALDVMLHPMNDHPFNTEGKSFVKYLEAAAFAIPMISSSVFPYSEIIKHGENGMLAKDENEWKEQLQKLIADAQLRTDIGREALKYAWKNWSYNKSTMEVYKELFI, encoded by the coding sequence GTGGCTCCTTGCATGAATGCTTCGGGTTATTACCGAATGATTGCCCCTGCCTTGGAGATTAACAAAACCAAGTCGCATAAAGCTATTGTTAATCAAATTCACAAATGGAATTTCAACAAGAAGCATGATGAATACGATACGCCAGTTGATGAACGATTAATTCGTTGGGCTGACTATATCGTATTTCCTGCCTTCTTTACAGATATTCAACCTAGCATTGAAGGCATCGTTTCCATTAATGACCGTATTCAGTTTGTAATGGATATTGATTGTCATTATTTCAATTTCCCTGACTATCATCCCGGAATAAAAAAGTACCCAAAGGAGCAACTAGAAAAGCTATTGGAGAACCTTTCTAAAATGGATGTAATAACAGCTCCTACTAATGGCATACTGGAAACCATTGAAGATAAGTTGGAAGAAACCTATCCTGATGCAGATCCGATGTTTGCTTTTGTTCCCAACTTACTTTCCAATCAAGCCTATGCAGAAGTACCTCAAATTAATAAGAACAATGGCAAAACCGTTCGACTGGGAATTATTACTAATCCTTCCCAATCGGAAGATGTTAAAAGCATTTTACCTGTTTTACAGAAAGTATTGAAAGACCAAAATGCGGAACTCTTCATTTTTGGTTGGAATGGAAAGCTCAAAGACGAAAATAGCCTTGGTGATTTGCCATTCAAATTTGTGAAGCCGGTGTCTTTTTTAGAATATCCAACTAAGCTGAATAAGCTCGCCTTGGATGTAATGCTTCACCCCATGAACGACCATCCATTTAATACAGAAGGAAAATCATTTGTAAAGTATTTGGAGGCTGCTGCTTTTGCAATTCCTATGATAAGTTCTTCTGTATTTCCATACTCTGAAATCATCAAGCATGGTGAAAATGGAATGCTTGCCAAAGATGAAAATGAGTGGAAAGAGCAATTGCAGAAATTGATTGCCGATGCTCAATTACGCACCGACATTGGACGAGAAGCTTTAAAGTATGCGTGGAAGAACTGGAGCTACAATAAATCTACAATGGAGGTTTACAAGGAATTGTTTATTTAG
- a CDS encoding Lrp/AsnC family transcriptional regulator, translating into MGETIQVGKASHESGLKALWNISSYCSGHLKSINMLVINYSISYKALDQFVEYHNDKNEALPDKIKAGVLFTAKEIIRVYGAFLIKANGIMEFTAETLPALKTNNSQLAGLVKVSPRTIQRHIIKLQEAGIITNKEFCGSNSGYELLINPKILLARCRKDLLEAEKELQEAKQKDLENQSIKNKGTTNCPHTYTRNNSYNKNNLIIGVDNSNGSSPDQRRTGNQRNRSSLSLTEILSKAGYPTGNILTGNTGEKVAKISKDTGGKVRKRANNEQNWKQQDGSARSTSLNFYAESLWKLAKNLLYRDVFLTEFQENQAKEMLVKWYEPVSDKFLSNVHQNYCERVYLVRDFVAKDPEKRFVQLPYRYFDTNNPSGFTGTKKWLQKHLERKEEVRKKLILHAQIKKYLNNQKKTDSNRKSSLQVYRECETRIGKLGDQSLLHLFHAAVLKPEVIHQIR; encoded by the coding sequence TTGGGTGAAACGATTCAGGTTGGTAAGGCAAGCCACGAATCTGGACTTAAAGCCCTTTGGAATATATCGAGCTATTGCTCAGGTCATTTAAAATCTATCAATATGTTGGTCATTAATTATTCAATCTCTTATAAAGCCTTAGATCAGTTCGTGGAATACCACAACGATAAAAACGAGGCGTTACCCGATAAAATTAAAGCAGGAGTACTTTTTACCGCAAAGGAAATCATTCGTGTTTATGGAGCTTTCTTAATTAAGGCAAATGGTATTATGGAGTTCACCGCAGAGACATTGCCGGCTCTAAAGACAAACAACTCTCAATTAGCGGGTTTGGTAAAAGTTAGCCCAAGAACCATTCAAAGACATATCATCAAACTACAAGAAGCAGGTATTATCACTAACAAGGAATTTTGCGGAAGTAATAGCGGATATGAGTTGTTGATAAACCCTAAAATACTGTTAGCAAGGTGTCGAAAAGACCTTTTGGAAGCCGAAAAGGAGTTGCAGGAAGCAAAACAAAAAGACCTTGAAAATCAATCAATTAAAAATAAGGGTACGACAAATTGTCCTCATACATACACTAGAAACAATAGTTACAATAAAAATAATTTAATAATAGGTGTAGATAACTCCAACGGTTCATCTCCTGATCAGAGAAGAACTGGCAACCAAAGAAATCGGAGTTCACTATCGCTCACGGAAATTTTAAGTAAAGCAGGTTACCCTACTGGAAACATTTTAACTGGAAACACCGGGGAAAAAGTTGCGAAAATTTCTAAAGATACCGGGGGAAAAGTGCGAAAGCGAGCCAATAATGAACAAAACTGGAAACAACAGGACGGTTCGGCTCGCAGCACTTCCCTTAATTTTTATGCAGAAAGCTTGTGGAAACTGGCGAAAAACCTTTTGTACAGGGATGTTTTTCTAACTGAATTTCAGGAAAACCAAGCCAAAGAGATGCTTGTTAAGTGGTATGAGCCTGTTTCCGACAAGTTTTTATCCAATGTGCATCAGAATTATTGTGAACGGGTTTACCTCGTTCGAGATTTTGTTGCTAAGGATCCCGAAAAGCGTTTCGTTCAACTACCATATCGCTATTTCGATACCAATAACCCTTCCGGATTCACCGGAACCAAAAAGTGGCTCCAAAAACACTTGGAACGCAAAGAAGAAGTCCGCAAGAAGCTCATTCTCCACGCTCAAATCAAAAAGTACCTGAACAACCAGAAAAAGACGGATTCCAATCGAAAGTCTTCGCTTCAGGTATATCGAGAATGTGAAACACGAATCGGCAAACTAGGCGACCAATCCCTGTTACACCTATTTCATGCTGCGGTACTCAAACCGGAAGTTATTCATCAAATCAGATAG